A region from the Flavobacteriales bacterium genome encodes:
- a CDS encoding PD40 domain-containing protein encodes MTTPRLKLPVIVLIVGLMTASGLFLPRPVQARTSPPDNKKLFTDANNLLSEEKYGMALPIFLDILESEPDNANIHYKAGICYLYGYTEKAKAVPHLRIANAHTSQTYKEDTYKETNAPEDATYHLAHAFHLTNQIDSAIFYFMKFNEIVSEDNTDLKKDIGRQLQMCEEAKVLMKKPQNITITSLGTLINTPFPEYAPVISADETTLIFTSRRDNSTGGNLTETGEYFEDIMISFKENGEWSRPLSIGSNINTDGHEATIGLSVDGQTLFIYKDDLGDGNIYISHLEGDVWTAPEKMGPTINS; translated from the coding sequence ATGACCACCCCGCGCCTGAAACTACCTGTGATCGTATTGATCGTTGGTTTGATGACCGCCTCAGGTCTGTTTCTTCCACGGCCCGTGCAGGCCCGCACAAGCCCTCCGGATAACAAGAAACTTTTTACGGATGCAAATAACCTCTTAAGTGAGGAGAAATATGGAATGGCGCTTCCAATCTTCCTGGATATCCTTGAATCCGAACCGGACAATGCCAACATTCACTACAAAGCAGGTATCTGCTATTTGTATGGCTACACCGAAAAGGCAAAAGCAGTTCCGCATCTCCGCATTGCCAATGCCCATACCAGCCAGACGTACAAAGAAGACACTTACAAAGAGACAAATGCACCGGAAGATGCAACATATCACCTGGCCCATGCATTTCACCTGACCAACCAGATTGACAGTGCGATCTTCTATTTCATGAAGTTCAATGAAATCGTATCGGAAGACAATACCGATCTCAAGAAAGACATTGGCAGACAACTCCAGATGTGTGAAGAAGCCAAGGTGCTGATGAAGAAACCACAAAACATCACGATCACCTCACTGGGAACCCTGATCAATACACCCTTTCCGGAATATGCACCTGTGATCTCGGCCGATGAAACCACCCTCATCTTCACCTCTCGCCGTGACAACAGTACCGGCGGGAACCTCACGGAAACGGGTGAATATTTTGAAGACATCATGATCTCTTTCAAAGAGAACGGTGAATGGTCCAGACCTCTCAGCATCGGCTCCAATATCAACACGGATGGACATGAAGCCACGATCGGCCTGTCTGTTGATGGACAAACACTCTTCATTTATAAAGATGATCTCGGGGATGGCAACATCTATATCAGTCACCTGGAAGGGGATGTGTGGACCGCCCCGGAAAAGATGGGCCCCACCATTAACTCC
- a CDS encoding 2-oxo acid dehydrogenase subunit E2 has translation MLDVEVLMPKMGESVAEATITKWLKEEGETVELDEPLLEIATDKVDSEIPSPYEGVLSKKLYKEGDVVQVGKPIAMIGSDSAVAQPSPAAPAAPSQPEPQAPRPAIVSHAPSEVAVAEYPVQTKSGDRFYSPLVRNIARMEGISLDELDNIAGTGNNGRLTKKDLLAYISTRSRNTSANGMATAKTEAPAPEAPVASPEKQEAPAPVSAPAASVSGQDEVIEMDRMRKLIAEHMVMSKHTSPHVTSCVEADVTNLVLWRDKVKNAFEKREGEKLTFTPLFIEAIVKAIKDFPMINVSVDGSKIILKKNINIGMAAALPSGNLIVPVLRNADRMNLLGLTKTVNDLANRARNNKLQPDEIQGGTYTVTNVGTFGNVFGTPIINQPQVAIMATGIIKKKPVVIETPAGDTIGIRHMMFLSHSYDHRVVDGALGGKFVRRVADYLEQFDVNRDI, from the coding sequence ATGCTAGATGTAGAAGTACTCATGCCCAAAATGGGCGAAAGTGTTGCTGAGGCGACCATCACCAAATGGTTGAAGGAAGAAGGGGAAACTGTAGAGCTGGATGAACCGCTTCTGGAGATCGCCACAGATAAAGTAGATTCTGAAATTCCATCTCCTTACGAAGGCGTCCTGTCTAAAAAGTTATATAAAGAAGGAGATGTCGTTCAGGTAGGCAAGCCTATTGCGATGATCGGTTCGGACAGCGCTGTTGCCCAGCCATCTCCCGCCGCACCAGCTGCCCCGTCCCAACCGGAACCGCAAGCCCCGCGCCCAGCCATCGTATCACACGCCCCAAGCGAGGTAGCGGTGGCGGAATATCCTGTTCAGACCAAATCCGGCGACCGCTTTTACTCACCACTTGTCCGCAATATCGCCAGAATGGAAGGCATTTCCCTGGATGAACTGGACAACATCGCCGGAACCGGAAACAATGGCCGTCTTACCAAGAAAGACCTGCTGGCCTATATTTCCACACGAAGCCGGAACACATCCGCCAATGGCATGGCAACCGCCAAAACAGAAGCACCTGCACCGGAAGCACCGGTGGCTTCTCCGGAAAAGCAGGAAGCACCTGCGCCGGTTTCCGCACCAGCGGCTTCCGTAAGCGGTCAGGATGAGGTTATTGAAATGGATCGCATGCGGAAGCTGATCGCCGAACACATGGTGATGTCCAAACATACCTCTCCACACGTCACATCCTGTGTGGAAGCGGATGTTACGAACCTGGTCCTCTGGAGGGATAAAGTGAAAAATGCCTTTGAAAAACGTGAGGGAGAGAAACTGACCTTCACGCCCCTGTTCATCGAAGCCATCGTGAAAGCCATCAAAGATTTTCCGATGATCAACGTTTCGGTGGATGGCAGCAAGATCATTCTGAAAAAGAACATCAACATCGGAATGGCGGCCGCATTGCCAAGCGGTAACCTCATCGTTCCTGTGCTGCGTAATGCAGATCGCATGAATCTCCTTGGCCTGACCAAGACCGTGAATGACCTCGCCAACCGTGCACGCAACAACAAACTTCAACCGGATGAAATCCAGGGAGGCACCTACACCGTTACCAACGTTGGTACCTTCGGGAATGTATTTGGCACACCGATCATCAATCAGCCACAGGTAGCCATCATGGCCACAGGGATCATTAAAAAGAAACCTGTAGTGATTGAAACACCGGCAGGTGACACGATCGGCATACGGCATATGATGTTTTTGTCACATTCATATGACCACCGTGTGGTTGATGGTGCATTGGGCGGTAAGTTTGTGAGAAGGGTGGCCGATTACCTGGAACAGTTCGACGTAAACCGGGACATTTAA
- a CDS encoding PD40 domain-containing protein, with translation MNKTGMASPYKPALAILVLVAMVSCTFAQTDEGQAREWFDKAEAFIEYGDYQQALPLYEKVLETDPENANFNYLVGMCYLMSPSDQDKSIPHFRKAVQSTTSRYKVGSFKEGRAPDDAYYYMAYSLHLGYELDSALFYYEKFKPLIEELVPDLLPEVDRQEKMCRNAKRLLEDPIKIQIKNLGSTINTSYPEYGPVISADEEVMIFTSLREGSTGGLLTNDGYFYEDIYVSRKENGTWSAPIGIGAPINTSGHEATLSISADGQRLYIYKGDYEDGNIYVSQLTGENWSAPEKLGPTVSTPYTETHASLSPDGSRLYFTSDRPGGYGGLDIYMVKKLPNGQWGMAQNLGPLVNSKYDEDGPSIHADGTTLYFSSNSERSMGGFDVFYTTLNEDETWSEPVNMGYPLNTTNDDLFFVMMPSGKRAYYSSAAEDSYGDRDIYMINFAENEEVGLTVMKGTLQIGENGEVPEDAKITVKDHVTGEVLGIYKPNKKTGKYLFILPPGNNYTITFEAQGYLTHAENLFVPPNSTYKEVNKPIRLSNMEIKDKIELKNLYFEYNSAKLTKDSEKELNKLYRFLKKNPTLVISVQGHTDNKGSDAANMTLSQKRTESVKKYLEEKGILGARIRAQGYGSTRPIAINNNPDGTDNPDGRALNRRIEIIIIGGESEFNVVKIDEVPENLKIKR, from the coding sequence ATGAATAAAACAGGTATGGCATCTCCCTACAAACCAGCCCTGGCAATTTTGGTGCTGGTGGCCATGGTGTCATGTACCTTCGCCCAAACTGATGAGGGACAAGCGCGTGAATGGTTTGACAAGGCTGAAGCCTTTATCGAGTACGGAGACTACCAGCAAGCCCTTCCCCTGTATGAAAAGGTTCTTGAAACGGACCCTGAGAATGCCAACTTCAACTATCTGGTTGGAATGTGTTATCTCATGTCTCCCTCGGATCAGGATAAGTCTATCCCCCATTTCAGAAAAGCTGTTCAGAGTACCACATCGCGATACAAGGTGGGGTCATTCAAAGAGGGTCGTGCACCGGACGATGCCTATTACTATATGGCATATTCCCTGCACCTCGGATATGAACTGGACAGTGCATTGTTCTATTACGAGAAATTCAAACCGCTGATTGAGGAGCTGGTACCCGACCTTTTACCTGAAGTGGATCGCCAGGAAAAGATGTGTCGAAATGCCAAGAGATTACTGGAGGATCCTATCAAGATCCAGATCAAGAACCTCGGATCTACCATCAACACTTCCTATCCCGAATATGGTCCGGTTATCTCCGCCGATGAAGAGGTGATGATATTTACCTCCCTTAGAGAAGGCAGTACCGGAGGTTTGCTGACCAATGATGGTTATTTTTATGAAGATATCTACGTGTCAAGGAAAGAGAACGGAACCTGGTCCGCACCAATCGGAATCGGAGCGCCGATAAACACTTCCGGACATGAAGCCACCCTAAGTATTTCAGCAGATGGCCAGCGACTGTATATTTATAAAGGTGATTATGAAGATGGCAACATCTACGTCAGCCAATTAACTGGAGAAAACTGGTCGGCACCTGAGAAACTTGGCCCTACCGTGAGCACACCATATACCGAAACACATGCCAGTCTTTCTCCGGATGGCAGCAGGCTGTACTTCACAAGTGACAGACCAGGAGGTTACGGCGGACTGGATATTTACATGGTAAAGAAACTCCCCAACGGTCAATGGGGCATGGCACAAAACCTCGGACCACTTGTCAATTCCAAGTATGACGAAGATGGTCCTTCCATTCACGCTGATGGGACTACCCTTTACTTCAGCTCCAACAGTGAACGATCCATGGGTGGTTTTGATGTATTCTACACAACCTTGAACGAAGATGAAACCTGGTCAGAACCTGTAAACATGGGTTATCCGCTGAACACAACCAACGACGACCTCTTTTTTGTGATGATGCCCAGCGGAAAACGCGCCTATTATTCATCCGCCGCAGAGGACAGCTACGGAGACAGGGATATCTACATGATCAACTTTGCAGAGAATGAGGAAGTGGGGCTCACAGTGATGAAAGGCACACTGCAAATCGGCGAAAACGGCGAGGTGCCTGAAGACGCAAAGATCACGGTAAAAGATCATGTGACCGGTGAAGTACTGGGCATCTATAAGCCAAACAAGAAAACCGGAAAGTACCTGTTCATCCTCCCTCCCGGAAACAACTACACCATCACGTTTGAGGCACAAGGCTATCTTACCCATGCCGAAAACCTATTCGTACCGCCCAACAGCACCTACAAAGAGGTTAATAAACCTATCCGTCTCAGCAACATGGAGATCAAGGATAAGATTGAATTGAAGAACCTCTACTTTGAATACAACAGCGCCAAGCTCACCAAGGATTCTGAAAAAGAGTTAAACAAGCTTTACCGCTTCCTGAAAAAAAATCCAACACTCGTCATTTCGGTGCAAGGACATACGGACAACAAAGGTTCCGATGCTGCTAACATGACGTTGTCTCAGAAAAGAACCGAATCTGTAAAGAAATACCTGGAGGAGAAAGGTATCCTTGGCGCACGTATCAGGGCCCAGGGATATGGCTCCACCCGACCCATCGCCATTAATAACAATCCGGATGGCACCGATAATCCGGATGGCCGAGCACTCAACCGAAGGATCGAGATCATCATCATCGGCGGTGAGTCGGAATTCAACGTTGTTAAAATAGATGAAGTTCCTGAAAACCTGAAGATCAAGAGATAA